The following are encoded together in the Bactrocera neohumeralis isolate Rockhampton chromosome 6, APGP_CSIRO_Bneo_wtdbg2-racon-allhic-juicebox.fasta_v2, whole genome shotgun sequence genome:
- the LOC126761709 gene encoding uncharacterized protein LOC126761709 has protein sequence MWTTKCAIALLLTVFICEITAHRWMSYEVPSNNACRTPLGDWGMCVSLKYCQEVLTLYQQLNMNQATRYSKALRNICYNRLTPDNYPILCCTRPTFEDANQSDNQILPTTPVSTSANVTTQRATTTTTSTVSPDPNGDDRSASDGVNSPPETCRVPHDGSQGSCKPLQNCDALLKRARQNPTDTEFRKQLELSNAICYSIGTNVCCPFEQRKAITRSNDASWHLPTEDEGCGITSLSSLKVVGGGDSSIGAWPWMALVGYDRYSLSPFRCGGSLITARHVLTAAHCILRDLSFVRLGEYDLSTETETKHVDIDVVKSARHPDFGGHDRRYDIAILYLEKNVDFTDYICPICLPASAQLRSKSYVGYHPFVAGWGRLMEGGRSSNILQELQIEVMDNSVCRQTYQANNRLYSNQQFDQTVVCAGDLGGGRDTCGGDSGGPLMVAEPYKGVTRFYALGVVSYGIGCGRIGVPGVYTNTQSYIDWILERLEETVYYFFYCQIEYNNLDSISKYLKFRMKVFVPLLIFVCAVLLPAVFSQVQYNCVTPGNYYGYCVQLQYCPQIANVFNIRKRNQGERYVIASQRSCGTRNINGDPVVCCSRPVNPAPQPQPQPQPQPQPRPQPQSQIRPQPLPQPRPQPQPLPQPEPQIRPQPSTESPGNPFLPQTTSSPNIIQPRPPPNQGQLVTSTARPIIAPTLSPTTAPVEIGERLTGDSCVDPKLRRGVCVAIAKCSQLVTELYAKSNDPEFADFLRASNRNCSGVASVACCPTTDNVNKNPSVIVVNSDEIPTRPPTLEEGCGYTHNNYKKIVGGEVSKKGAWPWAVLLAYPDGSASSPFKCGGTLVTARHVVTAAHCIRSDLAYVRLGEHDLSTDTETRHEDVNIVRKEAHPQYNRRNGKNDVAVLWLERNVKFRETISPICLPTAAPIRQKSYVSYTPFVVGWGKTMEGGVSSNVLQELQIPIFKNDVCERSYKNINRLVSDDQFDDGVLCAGVLSGGKDTCQGDSGGPLMMPEFYNNKERFYLIGVVSYGVGCARPKVPGVYSSVQHYVDWILEKIADTP, from the exons CTGACAATTATCCGATC CTTTGTTGCACTCGCCCGACCTTCGAAGACGCAAATCAGAGCGATAATCAAATTCTTCCCACTACGCCCGTGTCCACGTCAGCAAATGTGACAACACAAagagctacaacaacaacaacatccacAGTATCGCCAGACCCTAACGGCGATGATCGTTCTGCGTCGGATGGCGTCAACTCACCACCGGAAACCTGCCGCGTTCCACACGATGGCAGTCAGGGCAGCTGCAAGC CTTTACAAAATTGCGACGCTTTGCTAAAACGCGCGAGACAAAATCCCACCGACACCGAGTTCCGTAAACAATTAGAGCTCTCCAATGCGATCTGTTACAGCATCGGCACGAATGTTTGCTGTCCATTCGAGCAGCGCAAAGCAATTACGCGTTCCAATGACGCGTCTTGGCATTTGCCGACGGAAGATGAAGGTTGTGGAATCACATCCCTATCGTCGCTGAAAGTGGTGGGCGGTGGTGATAGCAGTATAGGTGCTTGGCCGTGGATGGCCTTGGTCGGGTATGACCGTTATAGTTTGTCACCCTTTCGCTGTGGTGGTTCGTTGATAACAGCGCGACACGTGCTGACTGCAGCTCACTGTATTTTAAGAGATTT gtCGTTTGTACGTTTAGGCGAATACGATTTGAGCACTGAAACGGAAACAAAGCACGTGGATATTGATGTCGTGAAG TCAGCACGACATCCTGATTTCGGTGGCCACGACCGACGCTACGACattgcaatcttatatttggagAAAAATGTAGATTTCACAG ATTACATATGCCCCATATGTCTGCCCGCTTCCGCACAACTACGAAGTAAATCATATGTGGGTTATCATCCGTTCGTGGCTGGTTGGGGACGTTTGATGGAAGGTGGACGTTCgtcaaatattttacaagaaCTTCAAATCGAAGTTATGGACAATTCTGTATGCCGACAAACCTATCAGGCTAACAATAGGCTTTACTCCAATCAGCAGTTCGACCAAACGGTAGTGTGTGCCGGAGATTTGGGTGGCGGACGTGATACGTGTGGCGGTGATTCCGGTGGACCGCTAATGGTGGCAGAG ccaTATAAAGGCGTAACCCGCTTCTATGCACTCGGTGTGGTTTCGTACGGCATCGGTTGTGGACGCATTGGTGTACCGGGCGTTTACACGAATACGCAAAGTTATATAGACTGGATATTGGAACGTCTAGAGGAGAC agtatattattttttttactgtcaaatagaatataataatttagattcaatttcaaaatatttaaaatttagaatGAAGGTGTTTGTTCCGTTGTTAATATTCGTCTGTGCTGTGCTGCTTCCCGCTGTGTTCTCGCAAG TCCAGTACAACTGCGTGACACCAGGGAATTATTATGGTTACTGCGTGCAATTACAATATTGTCCACAAATAGCGAATGTTTTCAATATACGCAAACGCAATCAAGGCGAACGCTATGTTATAGCTTCACAACGCTCGTGTGGAACACGAAATATTAATGGTGATCCAGTG GTTTGCTGCTCACGACCAGTAAATCCAGCGCCACAGCCACAGCCCCAGCCCCAGCCCCAGCCCCAGCCACGACCACAACCGCAGTCTCAGATACGACCACAACCATTACCACAGCCAAGACCACAACCGCAACCGCTACCACAACCTGAACCACAAATACGTCCACAGCCTTCTACTGAAAGTCCAGGGAATCCCTTCCTGCCACAAACTACGTCTTCACCAAACATAATTCAACCGAGACCACCGCCAAATCAAGGTCAACTTGTTACCTCAACGGCACGTCCCATAATAGCGCCCACTCTAAGCCCCACGACTGCACCCGTAGAAATCGGCGAACGCTTGACAGGCGACTCTTGTGTGGATCCGAAGCTGAGACGCGGTGTTTGTGTTG CGATTGCCAAGTGCAGCCAGCTGGTTACAGAGCTTTACGCCAAGTCGAATGACCCCGAGTTTGCCGACTTCCTGCGTGCTTCGAATCGTAATTGTAGCGGCGTTGCGTCCGTGGCATGTTGCCCGACCACCGATAATGTTAATAAGAATCCGTCTGTCATAGTGGTCAACAGCGATGAGATACCCACACGTCCACCCACTTTGGAGGAGGGTTGCGGCTACACGCACAACAACTACAAGAAAATTGTTGGCGGCGAAGTGAGTAAGAAGGGCGCTTGGCCATGGGCTGTGCTCTTGGCGTATCCCGACGGCTCAGCGAGTTCACCATTCAAGTGTGGTGGCACCTTGGTGACGGCGCGACACGTCGTCACAGCGGCGCATTGCATACGTAGCGATCT CGCCTATGTTCGTTTGGGCGAACACGACCTGAGCACCGACACGGAAACACGCCACGAAGATGTCAACATTGTGCGG AAAGAAGCCCATCCACAGTACAACAGACGCAATGGCAAAAACGATGTGGCAGTATTGTGGCTAGAGCGCAACGTAAAATTCAGAGAGACGATTTCACCGATTTGCCTGCCCACCGCTGCGCCGATACGCCAAAAGTCCTATGTATCTTACACGCCCTTCGTCGTGGGCTGGGGCAAGACTATGGAGGGTGGCGTCTCGTCGAATGTCTTGCAGGAATTGCAAATACCAATCTTCAAGAATGATGTCTGTGAACGTAGTTACAAGAACATCAATCGTCTGGTGTCTGATGACCAATTCGATGATGGTGTGCTATGCGCAGGTGTGCTATCAGGCGGCAAGGATACGTGCCAAGGTGACTCGGGCGGTCCACTGATGATGCCGGAG ttttacaacaacaaagagcGCTTTTACCTGATCGGCGTGGTCTCGTATGGCGTGGGTTGTGCGCGTCCCAAGGTGCCCGGCGTTTACTCCAGTGTGCAGCACTATGTCGACTGGATATTGGAGAAGATTGCCGATACACCTTGA